A single Acropora palmata chromosome 5, jaAcrPala1.3, whole genome shotgun sequence DNA region contains:
- the LOC141881355 gene encoding amine sulfotransferase-like encodes MGDFHIIQEIEGDFKGPRQALVCGVRVPFYLPIVDIDFEKDLSRFETREDDVFIVTYPKSGTTWVQEIVWQIYHNGEVSRENITERYARFEKSRLFPRPGDEPAVTLSSRPSPRFIKCHLPYHLLPMSQNEANRSKYIYVARNPKDVAVSYFLFERSFGPDTDFIGTFENFANFLVDGKGSYGLWSDHVLAWWKRRNDPHILFLKYEDLKKDLYTNVRTLSEFLNKPLSEDVIAKIAHQCTFGEMKKNSDNFSIKNVNSKPLFLRKGQIGDWRNYFSAELSKKFDEILVSKLEGSGLSFDFGTSDN; translated from the exons ATGGGCGACTTTCACATTATCCAAGAGATTGAAGGTGACTTTAAGGGCCCTCGACAGGCCTTGGTTTGCGGTGTTCGGGTCCCGTTTTACTTACCTATTGTTGACATAGATTTTGAGAAAGACTTGAGTCGTTTTGAGACTCGGGAGGATGATGTCTTTATTGTGACCTATCCTAAATCAG GAACAACTTGGGTTCAGGAAATTGTGTGGCAAATCTACCACAATGGCGAAGTAAGCAGAGAGAATATCACGGAAAGATATGCGCGATTCGAGAAAAGTCGGCTGTTTCCAAGGCCAGGGGACGAGCCTGCAGTCACCCTGAGCTCTCGACCCAGTCCTCGATTCATTAAATGTCATCTTCCTTATCACCTGCTTCCAATGAGTCAAAACGAGGCTAACAGAAGCAAGTATATTTATGTGGCAAGGAATCCGAAGGACGTAGCGGTGTCCTACTTTCTTTTTGAGCGTAGTTTTGGACCAGATACCGATTTCATTGGAACTTTCGAAAATTTCGCAAACTTCCTTGTGGATGGGAAAG GTTCGTATGGTTTGTGGTCTGATCACGTGTTGGCTTGGTGGAAGCGTAGGAATGATCCACATATCTTGTTTCTCAAGTACGAAGATTTAAAGAAG GATCTTTATACCAATGTCCGCACACTCAGTGAATTTCTCAACAAGCCTCTTTCGGAAGACGTGATCGCTAAAATTGCCCATCAGTGTACCTTtggtgaaatgaaaaaaaattctgacaATTTTTCTATCAAGAATGTCAATTCCAAACCACTTTTTCTTCGCAAGGGTCAAATTGGTGATTGGAGGAATTATTTCAGTGCAGAGCTCAGCAAGAAATTTGACGAGATACTCGTGTCTAAACTGGAAGGCAGTGGACTGAGTTTTGATTTTGGAACATCTGACAATTGA
- the LOC141881356 gene encoding uncharacterized protein LOC141881356 has protein sequence MGQAIVSHTVFVDECGYNIWTARSQDRAIRGERAYRQVCGQRGRNLTVVLAISPTAGLVFHSAIIGGMNAQKFADFLTQTRLHLDPDEQVVFIYDGPPAHHNPGNPGPNTELKKLPPYSPFLNIVEQAISSLKAAIKADICRPEIQREMNNRDEARRQGIPFGHYRTQLMMEALQGNAGTITVAKCTQWFRFMQTYLPRCINRKVVEG, from the coding sequence ATGGGCCAAGCTATCGTAAGCCACACAGTTTTCGTCGATGAATGTGGTTACAACATATGGACAGCTAGAAGCCAGGACAGAGCGATACGAGGAGAAAGAGCATACAGGCAAGTCTGTGGGCAAAGAGGAAGAAATCTGACTGTCGTACTCGCCATTTCTCCAACTGCTGGCCTTGTTTTTCACTCTGCGATAATAGGAGGGATGAATGCTCAAAAGTTTGCAGACTTCTTGACCCAAACAAGACTTCATCTTGATCCGGATGAACAAGTTGTATTCATCTACGATGGCCCACCAGCTCACCATAACCCAGGCAATCCTGGGCCCAACACCGAGCTTAAGAAGTTGCCCCCTTATAGTCCATTTTTAAACATCGTGGAGCAGGCCATAAGCTCATTAAAAGCTGCCATAAAAGCCGACATATGCCGCCCCGAGATACAGAGAGAAATGAACAACAGAGATGAAGCAAGACGACAAGGTATTCCATTTGGCCATTACCGGACGCAGTTAATGATGGAAGCACTTCAAGGTAACGCTGGAACCATTACTGTAGCAAAATGTACGCAATGGTTTCGCTTCATGCAGACATATTTGCCACGTTGTATCAATAGAAAAGTAGTAGAAGGATAA
- the LOC141880995 gene encoding uncharacterized protein LOC141880995 — protein sequence MLPFLGIQLLNRSPQIVTKVYVKPTNSGLLLHYQSHVDNRYKKGLLITMLDRTHHLSSSWTHFSDECDRLKTVFSRLKYPKHLVNSTIKSFVDSKVCDQQQPLSPSQEKDDTIRVVLPFKDQISADIVKKQLKDMSLKVHTTIQPVFVSRKIEQELNVKETKPPIVNQQCVVYSFQCDLCDAGYVGYTRGHLRNRVKGHKQQSSAIAKHYKNTQGTMPQGLLERFKVLKKCKNKFDCLVYEMLFIR from the coding sequence ATGCTGCCATTTCTGGGTATCCAGTTGCTGAATCGATCGCCACAAATAGTGACAAAGGTGTACGTAAAACCCACTAATTCAGGTCTACTCTTGCACTATCAGAGTCACGTCGACAATCGCTACAAAAAGGGTTTACTGATAACTATGCTTGATCGAACACATCACTTATCTTCATCTTGGACACATTTTTCTGACGAATGTGACCGTTTGAAAACAGTGTTCTCACGGTtgaagtatcccaaacaccttGTTAATTCTACCATCAAAAGTTTTGTTGACTCAAAGGTTTGCGACCAGCAGCAGCCTTTATCACCATCTCAAGAGAAAGACGACACGATTCGAGTGGTTTTACCATTTAAAGACCAAATCTCAGCAGATATTGTGAAGAAACAACTTAAGGATATGAGCCTAAAAGTACACACTACCATCCAGCCTGTGTTTGTGAGCcgaaaaattgaacaagaacTAAATGTGAAGGAAACAAAGCCACCAATTGTAAATCAGCAGTGTGTTGTTTACAGTTTTCAATGTGACCTGTGTGATGCGGGTTATGTAGGTTACACACGCGGACATTTACGTAATCGTGTAAAAGGACATAAACAACAATCCTCCGCCATTGCCAAACACTATAAGAACACGCAGGGGACAATGCCCCAGGGCCTGCTAGAGCGTTTCAAAGTGcttaagaaatgcaaaaacaaatttgactgctTAGTGTACgaaatgctttttataagATAG